A segment of the Lolium perenne isolate Kyuss_39 chromosome 3, Kyuss_2.0, whole genome shotgun sequence genome:
TTGCCGGCAAGACACATGTAGATTTGCCCAGCAGAGTGGTGATGATACTGTGACAACGTAGTACTACCGCTGGCTTGTTAATTTGCTACAGAAGTCGGTGATTTCATCACTGAATTCTTCTCCCCTGATACCAAATATTTTGGAGATGTTTGTTGTTTGTTCACTGAAGGGTGCAGGTTGTCCATAAGAAGAACAGTGATTCAACTCTGAAATGCAGGACACTGCATAACTAAGCAGTACATAAAACTGAAAATATGCAGCTGTTTTATTTATTTCAGTAAAAATGGAGCATCTATGATTTTGATTCCGTGTTATATTCGCCGTGATACCTCAAGTCATCGACTAGTAACAGTACAAGTGCACAGATACAAGACACATGTGGTCAGTGACGACCTGTGGGCTCCTACGGCGTAGCACACCAGTCACCGGCGCAAGCGTAGTATACAGTTGTCACACAAGAATTGTCCATGGAAGCAGAGAACTGAGCAGGGAACCACACGATCAGATCTTCGTTTTACCCAAAGTGCCCTCAGCACTGAGAAATACAGGATCCAGCGCCACCACAAAAGCGCAGGAATTCCCGAGGGCGGCCATGTCATTTCTCAGAAGAAACCATCTCTAATCGATGGAGGATAAATACTACCAAGAAGCCCGGATTTCCCTTCAAGCTCACCCACTCATCTTCTGCCGCTGCTGCTGAAAACATCACTCTGTACCACCAACTCACACCACCAGTTAGGGCGTTACCTTCCAAAACTCCACCATCCAATGGCGTTACGCCTCTCCGTCTCCTCGCCTCAGAGGTCAGCCTCCTCGCCGGCGGCCATCTCCTCATGCCGTCCCGCCGCCTGCGGCCGTTTCCTGGCATGTGCGGCAGCTTCCCAGAAGAGGAGCCTGATGGTGGTGTCTGGCTCTGACGCGAGGGGAGTGTCTCTGGTGAAGTCAGGCGGCTTGGAGACAACAGCGACGACGGGAGCCGATGAGGTGGAAACGGCCACTGCTGGAGCTGATGTGGTGGCAGTGACCGGACAGGTCACGGATGTGTGCAAGGACACCTTCTGGCCAATTGTCAAAGCAGCAGGGCCGAAGCTCGTCGTCCTGGACATGTACACCCAATGGTACTGTATATACTCCATTAGTTTCTCTATTTCAGCTAGAGTAGTCTTCATTGATGAAATACAGTGATGTAACGACCTCCTTGTTTGCAGGTGCGGCCCTTGCAAAATCATGGCGCCGAAATTCCAGGAGATGTCCGAGAACGACCATGACGTTGTCTTCCTAAAGCTAGATTGCAACCAAGACAACAGGGTATGTTAGAAACTGGGACCATCTTGCTGTGTCTTGTATATTTTGTATTTTGTTTGGACAGCTCTTGGTAAGATTCTTGGTGCTTGTTACTTGCAGCCTCTTGCAAAGGAGCTTGGCATAAGGGTTGTACCAACATTCAAGATTTTCAAGGATGGGAAGGTGGCTAAGGAGGTCACCGGTGCGAAGATTGATGAGTTAAAACGTGCGATTGAGGAAGTGAAGTCAAGCTGAGGAATACCCTGAAAAAAATGCAGCAATTAGCATGCTATCATTAGTGTACAATATGGGATGAACACCCTTTGTGGAAGTGGATAACCACCATGGAGAAAAACAGTTACTATAGTTCTTCTGCAGTTCTGCTTAAGATGATTTTTACCTATCGTTCTGGACAATATACACCCATCTGTGTGGAGTGCATGATGTAAATAATCATTTCAATCTTCAGGAGAAAATTGTTGCTTTCTGATCTCACTAATTTGCAACGGACCTGGTGTTGCACACTGAGCATATTAAAAAATCTCTAGCTGAATCCTTATAGTTGTAAGCACTACAATGTAGAGTTCAAACTGCTATATTTACTTCCATCCATACATTAAATTAAAATATCTTGTTCAAACACTCTGTCTAAGACGCATAGCTCAAATTGTAGGATTAGTTATGCTCAGCAACATCAACCCGTTGTAGATGACAAACTTACAGTGGAAACGCGGCTCAATAAAATAAAAAATTCTCACGGCGATTCCCATAGATAACATGAGCTGTGAAAAAGCAAAGGTGTACCTTCATAGCATTATGATCCGTAGCTGCCCTCCTGACACTTCAATTGGCTCTGTTTGATGCCTGGATACTTGCACTGTTTTACAAGAATTTACATATAACAAAGAGTGCTACACTCCTTGTGTTAATCCTCAACCCAACTAGACCCTGGCTGTTTGAACTGTAATTTTGTTTTCATCAGTGACCTACCACTTTCTGCTTCCTCCCATTGTTCTTTCCCAGCATATATGCTCGACAGCAGTACATAGTTCCCAGTGTTTCGAGGTTCCAACTCCAAAAGATTATTTGCAACAACTTCTGCAATCTCAGCATTGTCGTGACTCTTGCATGCACTCAGCACGCCAAGAGCTCCTGGATGGGGCTCAATTGGCATAGTTTGAATCATCTCAAAAGCCTCATCAAGCCTCCCTGCACAGCCAAGCATGTCTATAACACAGGCATAGTGATCAGTCCCAATGGTTCATCCCATAATACTACACCGTTGCTTCCCAATAGTCTGAATCTAAATCAACAAGCCCCGCATGGCTGCAAGTAGTAAGCACAACAGGTGAACTTCAAAAACTAGGTAAAAAATGCAGCAATTAGCATGCTATTATTAGTGTACACAATGGGATGAACAACCCTTTGTGTAAGTGGATAACCACCATGGAGAAAAACAGTTATTATAGTTCCTCTTCTTATAAAGAATTTTATCAATCGTTCCGGATAatacacgcagccatgtggaattgcatgaTGTAAATAATCATTTCAATTTTCAAGAGAACATTGTTGCTTTCCGATGTCACTAATTTTGCAACTGACCTGGTGTTGCACACGTAGCATGTTAACAAAATCTCTAGCTTAATACTTatagttttttttttgcgaaaagctTAATACTTATAGTTGTAAGCACTAGTAGTAAGATGTGGAGTTCAGAGGAACTCTACTCTAGCAGATCCTCTAAAAATTCATACTCTAAAATGGTTTTAGAGGATTTCAAATCATTTTAGAAATTATGGGTGTCCTCCTAGATCAGATCCTCTTAAATCCATCCCCTTAATATCTTTTGTCCTGTGAGACCCATTTGCCAGTGGGTTATTATTTTTTtttacaacaacaacatcaaagcctttttctcaagcaagttggggtaggctaggttattattattttcatttgctttttttatttctttcttttctctGGCCGTTCCCAATCTTCTTCAAGCTGACCTCAACTCACCGTCTAAGAACTGCCCTGCCAGATGCTGACGCCACAGCCCTCGCGCGGAGGCTGGCGATTTCATGTGTGCGCAGTCCATCTGAGCGCAGCTCTTTCTTAGCTCCACCATGCCTCGGCAGCGCGGTGCGCCACCTCGTCCAGGCATACGCCCAGATGCTTCAACAAGGTCCTGCTCGCCATGCAGGAGCTCTCCGCACAGTAACCCTCTCAGATGTGGCACCTCTAACCACTGTCGCGAGATCCTGGGGGATTCAGGGGTGTATTCCCAGTGGGGCAGCATGGTTCCTTGCAGTGGCGCACGGGACAGTGTCGGAGGGCGGACGACACGGACAGAGATGGGGCAGCGCAACGGGGTCGGAGGCGTGTCATGAAATTTCCATCCCGCGCAGCAGTTGGAGGAGTAGAGGATCCTCTATATGTTGCTTGTTGTCCTCTATATTGGGGAGCTTTTAGAGGTTCCTTCTTAAAAAAATGGAATGGGGTGTTTTAGAGAATCTGCTAGAGTTGCTGTCAAACTACCTAAGTTACTTCTGTTCTCATGTTCTGTGAACCATACATTAAATCATAATATCCTGCTCAAACACGTGTCTAAGATGCAGAGCTCAAGGTGCAGTACTAGTTATGCTCTGCTATATCAATTGTTTGTAGATGACAAGTTCACTACGAAAAAGTGACTCGATGAATACCTATGCAAACCAAACTAATTATTTCTGATTGTAGTCAAATCAGATCAAACGAATTTATCACAGTGATTCCATAGATAACAggagatgtgaagaaacaaagGTACCTTGGTAGCATTATGATCCTTAGCAGCACTCCTGACAGTTCAATTGCCTGTGTATCAGTATCTCGCCAGAATACACATATCACAAAGAAAGATGTTTTTGGTGTTTTTCAGCTCCTCGGGGACATCCTGCCACACTCCTGTTGATCTAAACCCAACTAGACCCTGGCTGTTTGAAGGGCAATTTCGTTTTCATCAGCGACCTAACTCTTTCTGCCTCCTCCCATTGTTCTTTCCCAGCATATATGCTTGACAACATTATATAGTTCCCAGTATTTCGAGGTTCCAACTCAAAAAGCTTATCTGCAACAACTTCTGCAATTTCAACATTGTCATGCGTCTTGCACGCACTCAGCAGGGCTCCAAGAGCACCTGGATGGGGCCCCATTGGCATTGTTTGGATCATCTCAAAAGCCTCCTGAAGCCTCCCAGCACGACCAAGCATGTCTACAACACAGGCATAGTGATCTGCCCGACGGTTAATCCCATAATCCTGCACCATTGCTTCCCAATAGTCCAGACCCAAATCAACAAGCCCTGCATGGCTGCACGCAGTAAGCACGCCGACAAAAGTGATCGGATCAGGTCTCACTGCCTGAGCTTGCATCCTTTCAAACACTTGAAGTGCCAGCTTCGCATGCCCATGAGTCGCCAGCCCACTAATAAGTGCAGTGTAAGGGTATGCATCCGGCTGTTCAATCTCCCTAAAAGCATTGAGAGCCTGCTCGACATTCCCGCACTTGGCGTGCATATCTACCAGTGCCGTGAGCACCTTCTCATTCCTTTCAATCCTCCTATTGTCAACAATAGCTCCAATCTGCCCAGCTAATTCCATGCTGCCTATCTGCGAAGCGGCCGAGATAACTCCGACCATGGTGGCTGCATCTGGCTCAATCCCAGCAGCCTCCAGTTTCCTAAACGATGCAAGTGAATCCTCAGGCCGACCATTTTGAGCGTACCCATTTATCATCGCCGTCCATGTCACAAGATCTTTCTTAGGCATTTTGTCAAACAGCTCCCGCGCGCTCGGCATGAACCCGTGCTTGCAGTACCCCACAATCAACACCGACCACGACGCCAAATCCCTGgcaggcatttcatcaaacacgcgGCGAGCAGAAGCGAAGTCACCGGCATTGACGTACACGACCACCATGGCGTTCCATGAGACCTGGGTTCTGGATGGCATGGAGGTGAAGAGGGACTCGGCGGCGGGCACAGCAGCGAAGCGGGCGTGGGTGCAGAGTAAGGAATTGAACGAGACAGCGTCAGGGGATGGGATGCTGGCGAGCGCGGCGTGCGCGGCCGGGAGGTCGCTGCACTTGGCGTAGAGGTCGACGATGGCGTTGGCGACGGGGAGGCAGGAGGGGGCGAGCGCGAGGCGGAGCGCGACGGCGTGCAGCGACGCGCCgagacggaggaggccgagggagGCGGCGGCGTTGAGCGAGAAGGGGAGGGTGTAGTGGTCCGGGGAGACGGGCAGGCGCGGCATGAGGAGGAGCAGGCGCAGCGCGGCGAGGGGGCGCGGTTTGGACAGGCGGCGGATGGCGCGGTTCAGGGCGGCGCGGATCACCGGGGGAGGTGTGTCGCCGTGCGCGCGGATGAGGTGCCCGTGGACGGCGGCCGCCGGCGGGGGCGGGCGGTCGGAGGCGAGGACGCGCGAGAGGTGGTCGAGGCGTGGGTTGGCGTTGGGTTGGGCCGCCATGGGGAACTGGCAAGTACTAGCAGAGGGACAGAAAACTGACGAATTGTTAGCACAGAAAACTGGGGGTGTGGAGCTGTTTTCTTTAGGGTGTTTTATTATTTTCTTTACTTAAAAGGTTTAAGTATTACCCCCGATCTATGCGTAACTGAGTTGCACACAACCGCAATCCCAACCAACCGAGCCACATATAAATTGAGAACAAGCAAGTGCGTATATGGTTGGCCTATCTCAGAGCGCTCCACGATACATCCCTGGCGCGAGCAGGCTacgcaagaaaataaagaaacgggtaaaagaaaaaaaaaacgcaACCTCCTCCTCAATAGGTCACGCACGCAACCGCCTCCTACCCAGCAGTTCCCCCAAATCTCGTTCCGAATAGGCAGGGCGCAGGTGGCGGCGATGGGGGTCGAAGCCTCGGAGGAGAAGGGAGATGCTGGCGGTGGAGGTCAAAGGAGAAGGGATCTGGGCGGCGCTCGCGAACGGAGGTTGGGGCAGGCACTGGTCGAGGTCGGAAAGATGGGAGATGGGGGAAGGCAGTGGTTGAGGTCGTAGATGGGTGGATGTGGGGGCATGCAGCGGTGGAGGTCGGAGGAGATATGAGGAGGGTGGCGCGGGATCGAGGAAGCTGTGGAGGAGGGCGGCAACAACGACGAGGAGGTGGGAggagagcggcgacggcggaggtgaGTGGAGTAGACGAGTGGGAAAAATTTCTGCGGCTCCACCACTTTCTTTCCCCCGTTCATCACAGCGAGCAGAGGCGATGACTACAAGATTGGTCCGTCCTTTCACCTGCCATCGATCTACCATAATTTCTCAAGAATTTAAGGTACATGTTTCAATGTCTTCCAGTTCCAGTCCGTATCAAGGATGCTCTCTCCGTTTTGTTTTCCATGGAAATTTCGTAAGAATCTGTAGCATCTGGATATGCATAAACAACTGTATTCTAGCTGGTTAATTATTTCTGTGTGTTGGTTTTGTTAGTGGATGGTTTATGGGGTTATGCAGTCAATTGAATCTTAGTAGAGCGAGCAGGCTAAGTTGCTTGACTTTGGAAGGATAGTGAGAGCACCTTCCAGTCATCACATGGAAACATGGTTGGGCACTTTGACTCAATGGCCATGACAATGGATGTGCAGCTTCAaggcatgatatctttgtttgcccTCCATGTGCTTACTGTTTTTTCCTTCCAGCTGTTTGTTTAAGGTTCAGAAATGAAGGATGACATGTTCTTTTAAATCTTAGGCTAAGGACATGATCATAATGACAAAGAAGTCATGAAATTCATTTATTTCAGCGGTAAGAGAAGGATTCACGTGAGGAGACAAATAGTGGGTGTCGAGACCAGCAACCTTGCTGTCTCCACACCATCTCCAGGTATAGTGGTTCCTTACCAAAACGTTTTTGCTCTACTATTGTGGTGTATTATAAATAAATATTGTGAGTTAGGATGCACACTGATATATATTGTGATccctaatttttttaattttgcttTTACTGATTTGTTTTTATGGTTTAGGGTGCACACCCACAACTCACCTTGGATTATTAAGGCGAGTTTCCCTCTCTGATGCATTTCCAGTTTATGCTTTATGTTATTTCATAATGAATTTTGGGTTCATGCTTACGTTATAGCAATGGCACACCATTTTATCATGCAAATGAACAGGTTATACTATCCTATAGTATTACTGCCCCGTGATGATTAATTACGAGAACAACGATAAATATGATGCACCTGTTTTTTCTAATAATGATGGCTGTATATAGTTTCAtgttttttttgaaaggaatacggtaggggaagcTCCTACAGTGTTTTTTttaataataagaacccaattcCGCGTCCGTggagacttgaacctgggtggctgggttgtacatccacttccctaaccaaatgagctaggctcacttctttttcatgttttttcttGCTATGGTAAATTCTGGGCTGTGATTTCTTTGTCGCATGAAGACATTAGAAAATTCTGAAGCGCCTTTcccttttgtctttgcaataGTTTGTTGGACGCTCATGAGCGACAATGCTAGCGAGGCTGCTCAAGGAACATATTTGGTTGCTACGATTCATAAAATTTGATGGGTATATTAGGTTACACTTAGATTTGGATGTACTAATTTATCTTTTTTTGTTTATCTTTATTTACACTGGCTCATACAACTTTATGGATATGAAACTATTTACTCTTGTGTTACCTGATCTGAAAATCTTCCCTTGATATGCGGGTTTACTACTATTTTACATTCTGGGTTCATTCTGATCCAACCTAACTGACCAAATGGATTTGACGTGTTATTCATGTCAGGTTAGTGTGTGTCTTCATTTGTGGCAAACCACAAATAACCGAATTGTATAAATAGAGTCCTACCTGATAGCCTTATTTCTCATGTCGCTCAAGCTGCTGTTATTTTATTTTGGTTGCAGTAAAGTGTTCGTAATTCCCCCACTATTATTTTTTTGCATTATCTACTAATAAATTTTCTTGTAGGATATTATTAAAAATAATCAATTTACAAATTGATTAGTAGTTTACTGCAAGGCAATAATCCCTAAACTGAAATCACCTTGGCTGCAAAGTTTAATAACTTTTCTTGTTATCTTCTTCACTAACAGGTGCTATAGGAGATAAGGAGTTTCTTATTTACTATTCTGGCATTCTGAGAAGTTGTTCCATGGGAAGAAGGAGCTCCAGTTTCATGATGCATACGAAGAGATTATCCACCAGGTATATTTCACTTGCGCGAGGAGCTCCATTTGATGAAACAGGTTAAGGCATCATCCACCATGTATATTTTGCTTCTGCATAAGCTTCAACCAGTTTTATCTACAATTGTCTTTATTTTTGTCTCCAATATATCTTATTTGCTGGCTACGAAGTACCAGTTGATATATCACTTGTATTACTTTCCGGATTGTCCGGCTGCCAAATCCACATTTCTCGCTCTACGGACATGCCAAGGCATCATCCGCCATGTATATTTTGCTTCTGCATAAGCTTCCATCAGTTTAATCTACATTGGTCTTCATTTTCTCACAAGATATTTTTCTCCCAACGTACACATTTCCTCTCCAATTTAGTTTATCTGTTGGTTACGAAGTACCAGCTGATATATCACTTGTATTATTACTTTCCAGATCATCTGACAGGCTGCTAAATCTACGCTTTTTTTTTCTCTAGGGCGTCTGTTCAGCCACAATGGACTTTGATTGTTGAATACTCAAAAACTTCTTGCATTCATCAGAGCCAGCTCCAAAAAAGAGAGGTAATCACACATATCATACCTTGTCGATATCATTATTTTATGAAAACACATGAAAGTTAGTGGCATGGTTATTGAGTTGCTGTATAGTCGCGGTATAGTCGCTGTATAGTCACCGAGTCGTTTTCCAAAAATGGTGGCGACTCGCGACTATACAGCGACTTATGGCGACTATACATGTTTTTTGGTCGATTATACATGAGTCGCAGGGTTTGGCGACTCACTTTTGAGTCGCGACTCAAAAACCATGGTTAGTGGTAATGCTTGATGTGTGAGTGCATTTCCTAATACTTTTCATTGAATTAATCATTCTTTGATGTGCTTTATGCTATTTGGTTGTTCTTTCTCcaaacaaaatagataaaaaatGTCTATCTTGGAGGCACAGAGTTATTTGAGAATGTCTTTTTGGGAGCACCTATTTGGTGAAAAAGGTTTGTGGTTTGTTTCTCCACTCTTATATACAGTTTAATTCATCCTCCAAATAATTCGTCATGGCTCATTTGTACACACTACCATACTACTTTTAGTTTCTGAAAAAATACTCTCTTGTTGTTTAAATGCTTTAGTGATCATCTTAATATCAATTACTGCTGATAAGCTGCTGTGCAAATAATTAATAACTTCACCTGTTATGGTAAGTTCGCTGGTCCCAGATATTCCTAAAATGCTAAATCATTTGTTTGGTTGATGTagattttagtttttgtttaTTGTCCGTATTGATAATAGTAATAGAATTGTTGAACTTTCTTCCAAAACTAAATTATTATCTCTTCTGAAGTTCAAGGTTTACCGACGATGTCTCTTTTTGAAGTTACACCCGTGCATATGGAGGTCTGCTCTTTCAGTATAATTGCTCAAGCTCTTCGCCAAGCATGTCTTGCTTTTGTAGCTATTTTCAATTTATGTTGCAAAATGCTGCAAAATGTAAACATGTACATATTCTTTTGTAATACGTTCtggttgcttcgcgctccataatTTCATGATATGTCTGTTCCAGAGATTATTTTGAGTTTTCTGTGAACCTAAGCACAGCGAGGGTTCGCAATTCAGCAATGGCCGGTAGTAAGATAAACATGAATACAAGCTGAGCAATTGATCCATATTTGCCACTAGGAAGCTAATCCATACTTGTCAATACGCGTTGTGATTGGATTGCACAACACCGGTGAGGAGGCGCCTCATGGGGCGCCCCAACCACTAGTGACATAGAAAGTGCAACAAGAGAAACACTCATGACGCAGCCTGAAACAGTAAGCAATCATGAGATTATGATGTCACCCATGTAGGGTAATAAAATCTTTCGCCGTGGCCTCCACCTGTATACACATCTCCGTAAAGAGATCTTGATCCTCCGTACGCTGAAATGACCCATGAACGGAGCAAACTAATGCACCGGTAGATAACCTGCATTACAGTAATATTTTTGTTATTAAAAATCTTATCATTTCTACATTGTCAAAGCGATCAAATTACTGTAATTGCTCCCACCCTAATAAAAGTTTTGTACCTATGATCTACCCCATTTAGTCAATTACCAAAAATATTGGCAACGCTACGTGGCAGATACAAGGTAGAACCCATTtggatgattgaccatatagatttgGTAGACCGGCATTGAAAAAATAAGTGTTTAATTGTCTCATCATGATGAAAAAATATACACGTTTTGCTTCCTTGCCAGTTGCCCTTAGCAAGGTTGTCTTTAGTGAGGATGACCCCCGACGACGATACCATGCAAAGACCTTAGCCTTTAAAGGTATTTTCATCGACGAAGAGACACTTCTTCCCATTTGTTTCTTTCTCCATAAAGGGTGGGACATAAATAAGATTCTTCTTCCAAATTAACTTATTATTAGATACCGGCTCCATAGGTTGAATCAAAGCTTTATATATGGAGTCAACTGAGAATTTCCCACTCACATTTAGACTCCAACGAATTCATTTGGCCCTTGTGTTAGATGGACGGATGTCAAACGCAATACCAGGGCATCCCAAGATGCTTGCCTTGTTCCAAATAGATTCCTTCTGAACGTCGTGAAAGGTAGATAAGACTCCAAAACCTTGCCTAAGGTATCTCCTTTATGACGCATAATATCATATAAGGTTGGATATTGTTCTCAGAGAGATGAATTCCCGAGCCACTTATCCTCCTAGAATCTTCCATAAGGCCAGCCCAAAAGTGTGAATTACCTGGTTTTCATTAGACCTAGGATATTACCTTTGAGCtgacatactttctcttcataaTGGTTTGCCAAACCCCGTCCTCAGTGAGCAGTTTATCTAGTCATTTACCAAGTAAGGCTCTGTTCTTAACCTGAAGGTCATGAACACCGAGCCCTCCTTGATCCTTTGGTCGACACACAACCTCCACTTAGTTAGCCGGTATTTATTTTTCtcgctatccccttgccaaaaaaaTCTTGATCGCAGATAATCCAACCGATGCAAAACTCCTTTAGGAATTTGGAAAAATGATATCATATACATTACCATATTGGTTAGTACTGaaataatgagtaccaatcttccaccaAGGGATAGCAATTTACCCATCCAACTACTTAATCATTTTTGCAATCTTTCCTCGACATGTTTCCATTCTGCCAACGTTAGTCTCCGGAAATGAATCGGGATACCTAAGTAGGAGATTGGAAACTGGCCCAACCGATAGCCAAAAAGTTCGGCATAAAGGTTGGCCTCATTTTAGGCCTCaccgaaacaaaacaattcacttttatggaagttgaTCTTCAGACCTCATAGTTGCTCGAAAGCTGATAAAATCAGTTTCATATTTCGTGCTTTATCAAGGTCTTGTTCCATAAAAAGAACCATGTCATCAGCATATTAAACGATAGATAACCCACCATCCACGAGATGAGGAACCACCCCTTTAATTTGCCCATCAACTTTGGCACGCTCTGTCATGATCGCAAGCATATCTTCCACTATATTGAATAGAATAGGAGATAGTGGATCACCTTGCCGTAAAACTTTTTTTTGTCTGAAAGTATCTACCAACATCATCATTTACTTTAATGGcgacaattcctccaaaaataaagTTATGAATTACAGCTCGCCACTCTTCAAAAAAGCCTTTCATTCAGAGAGTTTGCTGGAGGAAAGACCACTTAACTTTATCAATGGTTTTTTCAAAGCCGATCTTAAGGATAACACCAATCATATTTATGCGATGTAACTCATGGATTGTTTCATGAAACATAACAAACCCGTCTAGGATATGTCTTCCATGCATGAAAGCAGTCTGAGTTAGGCGAACCACATGATTGGCTACAGAATTAAGCCTAATAGTAGCTACTTTTGTAAACAAATTAAAGCAAATGTTAAGAAGGCGGattggtctatattgttgaatctgtTCGGCCTCATTAAACTTTGGCAATAAAATGATTTCCCCGAAATTAATACAGAAAAGCTCAAGCTGGCCAGCATGAAGCTCACCAAAGAGCTCCATTAACTCCATTTTGATCCAGAAGCTTTGATAAAAATATGCCGGGAAACCATCCAGACCTGGCGCTTTATTGTGTTCCATTTGAATAATCGCCTTCTTCACTTACTCCTCGGACTAAGGAGCAGTGAGAACAGCATTCTACTTGGCGGAAACTTGAGGATGTCATTTATCTGATTCTCATCCGTAGATAAATCACATTCCTCGGGTTCGCCAAAAAACCATTTGTAATAGTTTGTGATATACGATTTGAGCtgctcgtgtccttcaatcatacCCTCTTCATGTACTAGAGAATGAATAAGCTTCTTACTGTATCTACCATTGGCTACAGTATGGAAGTATATTGCATTCGAATCTCCCTCCAAAAGGAATTGAGCTTTCTATGTTTGGGACCACTTGAGTTCCTCCTCGCGGAGGATTCCAGCTAACTTCGCATTAGATTCAATTTCATGTGTAGTTAGTGGTTTCTCCTCCGTGATAGCCTCAGTATCATCGATAACTGAAGACAATTGGAGTTTCTTATTTCTTAGCTGCCCAGTTGTATGCCTTGACCATCCACCAAGGTATCCACGCATAGCGCGTTGTTTATTATTCTACCTTTGGATGGGGTCTCGGCCCGCGacaggtgatgacccacaagtataggggatcgcaacagtcttcgagggaagtaaaacccaatttattgattcgacacaaggggaggtaaagaatacttataagccttaacaactgagtcgtcaattcagctgcacctggaaaagcactagtaacaggggtgatgtgaaagtagcagtaatatgagagcaatagtaacagtaacacagcagcagtaatagcaatatgagagcaatggcgccggaaaatagttgatactacttccaatgacatgtagaataagtatatgatgatgagagatggaccggggttcccagcgatctacactagtggtaactctccaataagtgacaagtgttgggtgaacaaattacagttgggcaattgataggattcaaagcattaagatagaac
Coding sequences within it:
- the LOC127345309 gene encoding thioredoxin F, chloroplastic gives rise to the protein MALRLSVSSPQRSASSPAAISSCRPAACGRFLACAAASQKRSLMVVSGSDARGVSLVKSGGLETTATTGADEVETATAGADVVAVTGQVTDVCKDTFWPIVKAAGPKLVVLDMYTQWCGPCKIMAPKFQEMSENDHDVVFLKLDCNQDNRPLAKELGIRVVPTFKIFKDGKVAKEVTGAKIDELKRAIEEVKSS
- the LOC127345306 gene encoding putative pentatricopeptide repeat-containing protein At3g49142, whose protein sequence is MAAQPNANPRLDHLSRVLASDRPPPPAAAVHGHLIRAHGDTPPPVIRAALNRAIRRLSKPRPLAALRLLLLMPRLPVSPDHYTLPFSLNAAASLGLLRLGASLHAVALRLALAPSCLPVANAIVDLYAKCSDLPAAHAALASIPSPDAVSFNSLLCTHARFAAVPAAESLFTSMPSRTQVSWNAMVVVYVNAGDFASARRVFDEMPARDLASWSVLIVGYCKHGFMPSARELFDKMPKKDLVTWTAMINGYAQNGRPEDSLASFRKLEAAGIEPDAATMVGVISAASQIGSMELAGQIGAIVDNRRIERNEKVLTALVDMHAKCGNVEQALNAFREIEQPDAYPYTALISGLATHGHAKLALQVFERMQAQAVRPDPITFVGVLTACSHAGLVDLGLDYWEAMVQDYGINRRADHYACVVDMLGRAGRLQEAFEMIQTMPMGPHPGALGALLSACKTHDNVEIAEVVADKLFELEPRNTGNYIMLSSIYAGKEQWEEAERVRSLMKTKLPFKQPGSSWV